ACCCGTCCAACTGCCGGAACTACCACCGGGTATTGGGGGACTCTTTGGCATGTGGGGCTATGAGTTGATGCGCTGGATTGAACCCCGTGTGCCTGTCTATGACCGCACCAGCGCAGATTTACCCGATGGCCTCTGGATGCAGATCGATAGCCTGATTATTTTCGACCAGGTGAAGCGGAAAATTTGGGCGATCACCTACGCCGATCTGCGTGACCCAGCCCTTTCCCTCGAAGATGTCTATCAGAATGCTTGCGATCGCGTCACCAAGTTAGTCCTCAAGCTCAAATTGCCTTTACCAGTGGCGGCGAAACCCTTGGAATGGCTGGCGAATCCCGAAGGTGAATCCCTCAAGTATGAAAGCAATACCCCCAAGGATTTATTCTGCCAGAACGTTAACAAAGCAAAGGAATACATCAAGGCTGGGGACATTTTTCAGGTCGTTTTATCCCAGCGCCTCCAAACCAGCTACGAAGGGCACCCCTTCGATCTATACCGTTCCCTACGGTTGATCAACCCTTCTCCTTACATGTCTTTTTATAATTTTGGCGATTGGCAACTGATCGGCTCCAGCCCCGAAATCATGGTCAAGGCCGAACAAACCCCAGAAGGTAAGCTCCAGGCAGTGTTACGGCCGATCGCCGGTACCAGACGCCGGGGAAAAACCCCCGCTGAAGACTTAGCCCTCGAAAAAGACCTCCTCGCCGATCCCAAAGAAATTGCAGAACACGTGATGCTGGTGGATTTAGGCCGTAATGACTTGGGCCGGGTCTGCGAAAAAGGCTCCGTAACCGTCGGCGATTTGATGGTGATTGAGCGCTACTCCCATGTGATGCATATCGTCAGCAACGTGGTGGGAGAATTGGCCCCTGACCAATCGGCCTGGAATCTACTCCAAGCTTGTTTCCCCGCCGGAACTGTCAGCGGTGCCCCGAAGATTCGCGCCCTAGAAATTATTAA
The nucleotide sequence above comes from [Synechococcus] sp. NIES-970. Encoded proteins:
- the trpE gene encoding anthranilate synthetase alpha-subunit is translated as MIFPDFEQFRHLSQQGNFIPVYQEWVADLETPVSAWYKVCADQPYNFLLESVEGGENVGRYSFLGCDPVWILENKGDRTVQKFRTGDLKEFTGNPFDVLTQCLATIKPVQLPELPPGIGGLFGMWGYELMRWIEPRVPVYDRTSADLPDGLWMQIDSLIIFDQVKRKIWAITYADLRDPALSLEDVYQNACDRVTKLVLKLKLPLPVAAKPLEWLANPEGESLKYESNTPKDLFCQNVNKAKEYIKAGDIFQVVLSQRLQTSYEGHPFDLYRSLRLINPSPYMSFYNFGDWQLIGSSPEIMVKAEQTPEGKLQAVLRPIAGTRRRGKTPAEDLALEKDLLADPKEIAEHVMLVDLGRNDLGRVCEKGSVTVGDLMVIERYSHVMHIVSNVVGELAPDQSAWNLLQACFPAGTVSGAPKIRALEIINELEPERRGPYSGVYGYYDFEGQLNTAITIRSMIVRSQGNHHQVSVQAGAGIVADSDPEREYQETLDKARGMLEAIRCLKV